The following proteins come from a genomic window of Malus sylvestris chromosome 4, drMalSylv7.2, whole genome shotgun sequence:
- the LOC126618762 gene encoding sister chromatid cohesion 1 protein 4-like isoform X1, with protein sequence MFYSQFILAKKGPLGTIWIAAHLERKLRKNQVADTDIGVSVDSILFPEVPIALRLSSHLLLGVVRIYSRKVNYLFDDCSEALLKIKQAFRSTAVDLPPEESTAPYHSITLPETFDLDDFELPDNEIFQGNYVDHHVSTREQITLQDTMEGVVYSTSQFGLDERFGDGDTSQIGLEFDEDLFFGKVAAQVNDGISDGDPQTLGLSVTPLEKHDMYEGIPGTSETIQVNGIENQNDVLAANTDFVTYAQAPSTPGLFEEPNLFAVQEPMACSDHLDFEDHNLSNLASMGSSENAGRMSGPRCGDDSTMVSPNENGYHLGDMEIKQTKPQEHELLESISPVLECLNGTVGALDGRNRVEDIHDGIVINNEPLMPILAQKDAQHAEPAGVRFDETVASPSYSQVTSELDDPARKISSGNSCPRASEDYLEDQQTCLKPEIQIDVETANNMEQSCIPNITDPFKPVTHEDTASAEVPVLQACGSLPSHHDLLSPADKISEIPFNLPSEVVGPSSLDNATSLDNQLENLDRSATSNLPPPEKLLSVPEGFTSKPSDFLVEPTPEKEVMGGDAGDGDGIKLISGKKRSSTESTLTVQSLNSVESFGEARGKRTAESIPDDDDLLSSILVGRRSSVLKMKPTPPAPEMICTKRSRTAARGTASKRKVLMDDTMVLHGDQIRQQLTNTEDIRRVRKKAPCTRPEISMIQRQFLEDAIFTEPIFTGMSAELIYLYTGTFDTSTTRVSENEQNNVSAEPLKDVESSLEPNVTKEIEPLRSTEPVIMRDDSAAQPAGVPIENENQKEEDHNLRSHHTDAQEQGITDLEEFNTSKHEPLGEIAEMEIDKENFEVADPIVEDIYKVSADVNVQSRLMDKTDDEDALLQMDALCRSPNNKLDAQPMEVDALIVEAGIQKEVDAIEVVDRNVEIRADVWIGASELTNNVNVTLSTGESKNLSFSDYQPVEGIGNSEQHIVNETEILEANLHCDDNASLNGKESPGCREVHPQSGIDAEVTAVAEDRGDCEDVGFGNDTEFLNVDDDEITEAVDDMPCAEDTRLLENSGWSSRTRAVAKYLQTLLDKEPAHGKIVLGMDSLLNGKTRKEASRMFFETLVLKTRDYIHVEQAKPFDNVSIRSRVKLMKSEF encoded by the exons ATGTTTTATTCTCAGTTTATATTGGCCAAGAAAGGTCCTCTTGGGACAATATGGATAGCGGCACATTTGGAGCGCAAGCTTCGCAAGAATCAGGTCGCCGACACCGATATTGGCGTCTCCGTAG ATTCTATTCTTTTTCCTGAAGTTCCAATTGCTCTCAGGTTGTCCAGCCATCTTCTGCTTGGTGTGGTGAGGATATATTCTAGAAAGGTGAATTACCTGTTTGATGATTGCAGTGAGGCTTTGCTTAAGATAAAGCAAGCTTTTCGCTCCACTGCAGTTGATTTACCTCCAGAAGAATCTACTGCTCCGTATCATTCCATCACCTTGCCTGAGACTTTTGATCTTGATGATTTTGAGCTACCAGATAATGAAATTTTtcaggg TAACTATGTTGATCATCATGTCAGTACAAGGGAGCAAATAACTCTCCAAGACACAATGGAGGGTGTGGTTTACTCGACATCTCAATTTGGATTGGATG AGCGCTTTGGTGATGGTGATACTTCTCAAATTGGTCTGGAATTTGATGAG GACCTGTTCTTTGGCAAAGTTGCAGCTCAAGTGAATGATGGAATTTCAGA TGGTGATCCTCAAACATTGGGCCTATCAGTAACACCTCtggaaaagcatgatatgtaTGAGGGGATACCTGGAACTTCAGAAACCATACAAGTGAATGGGATTGAAAACCAG AATGATGTCCTAGCCGCAAATACTGATTTTGTTACGTATGCTCAAGCTCCATCAACTCCTGGACTATTTGAAGAGCCAAACCTGTTTGCGGTTCAGGAGCCTATGGCCTGCAGTGATCACTTGGATTTCGAAGACCATAATTTATCAAATTTAGCATCCATGGGCAGCTCAGAAAATGCTGGTCGTATGTCAGGTCCGCGTTGTGGGGATGATAGTACAATGGTTTCTCCCAACGAGAATGGCTACCATTTGGGCGATATGGAGATCAAACAAACAAAGCCACAGGAGCATGAGCTGCTTGAATCCATTTCTCCAGTATTAGAATGTTTAAATGGGACAGTTGGTGCATTGGATGGCCGAAACAGGGTTGAAGATATACACGATGGTATTGTTATAAACAATGAACCACTTATGCCTATCCTAGCTCAAAAGGATGCACAACATGCAGAACCTGCTGGAGTCAGGTTTGATGAAACTGTTGCATCTCCTAGCTACTCCCAGGTCACATCTGAGTTGGACGACCCTGCTCGTAAGATTAGTTCAGGTAATTCCTGTCCGAGAGCGTCAGAAGATTATTTGGAAGATCAGCAGACATGTTTAAAGCCTGAAATACAGATTGATGTTGAAACTGCTAATAATATGGAACAATCATGCATACCTAACATTACAGATCCTTTCAAGCCTGTTACTCATGAAGACACGGCATCTGCTGAAGTGCCTGTGCTCCAGGCGTGTGGCTCCCTCCCAAGTCATCATGATCTGCTATCTCCTGCCGATAAAATTTCAGAAATCCCCTTCAACTTACCATCTGAGGTTGTAGGGCCAAGTTCATTGGACAATGCAACATCTTTGGACAATCAATTGGAGAACTTGGATAGGTCTGCCACTTCTAACTTGCCTCCACCTGAAAAGTTGCTCTCTGTACCAGAGGGGTTCACTTCTAAACCAAGTGATTTTCTAGTGGAACCTACGCCTGAAAAAGAAGTCATGGGTGGGGATgctggtgatggtgatgggatTAAACTCATCTCAGGGAAAAAACGTAGTTCCACAGAAAGTACACTGACAGTGCAGAGTTTGAATTCGGTTGAATCATTTGGGGAGGCCCGAGGAAAGAGAACTGCAGAATCTATCCCTGATGATGATGATTTATTGTCTTCTATTTTAG TTGGAAGAAGGTCTTCAGTTCTAAAAATGAAACCCACTCCGCCTGCACCTGAAATGATATGCACTAAACGCTCAAGAACTGCTGCCCGCGGTACTGCCTCAAAGAGGAAAGTGCTAATGGATGATACAATGGTCTTGCATGGCGA TCAAATACGCCAGCAGCTGACAAATACTGAAGACATACGTCGTGTGAGAAAAAAGGCTCCTTGTACTCGCCCAGAAATTTCAATGATTCAGCGACAATTTTTGGAAGATGCAATTTTTACTGAACCCATATTTACTG GCATGTCGGCGGAACTGATTTATCTGTACACTGGAACATTTGATACAAGTACAACAAGGGTTTCCGAAAATGAGCAAAACAATGTTTCTGCAGAACCATTGAAGGATGTAGAATCCTCTCTGGAGCCAAATGTTACTAAAGAAATTGAACCCCTTCGAAGCACTGAACCTGTAATAATGAGAGATGACTCAGCAGCACAGCCTGCTGGCGTTCCTATTGAGAACGAAAACCAGAAGGAAGAAGATCATAACCTAAGATCTCACCATACTGATGCTCAAGAACAGGGGATCACTGACCTGGAAGAATTTAATACTTCCAAACATGAACCCTTGGGGGAGATAGCTGAAATGGAAATTgacaaagaaaattttgaagttgCTGATCCTATTGTAGAAGATATTTACAAGGTGTCAGCTGATGTTAACGTCCAGTCAAGGCTTATGGATAAAACTGATGATGAAGATGCGTTGCTACAGATGGATGCATTATGCAGGTCACCAAATAATAAGTTGGACGCCCAACCCATGGAGGTGGATGCATTGATAGTGGAGGCAGGTATCCAGAAAGAAGTTGATGCCATTGAAGTTGTTGACCGTAACGTCGAAATCAGAGCAGATGTTTGGATAGGTGCGTCTGAACTCACCAACAATGTAAATGTTACGCTCTCAACTGGAGAATCCAAAAACCTTAGTTTTTCAGATTATCAACCTGTGGAAGGAATTGGAAATAGTGAGCAACATATTGTGAATGAAACTGAGATCCTGGAGGCAAACTTGCATTGTGATGACaatgcttccttgaatggtaAGGAAAGTCCTGGTTGTCGGGAGGTTCATCCACAGAGTGGCATTGATGCAGAAGTCACTGCAGTTGCAGAAGATCGTGGT GATTGTGAAGATGTAGGTTTTGGAAATGATACAG AGTTTCTGAATGTAGATGATGATGAAATAACTGAAGCTGTCGATGACATGCCGTGCGCTGAAGATACTCGTCTTCTTGAGAACAGTGGATGGTCTTCCCGCACCAG GGCTGTTGCCAAGTATCTCCAGACTTTACTTGATAAGGAACCTGCGCATGGGAAAATAGTTCTTGGTATGGACAGTCTGTTAAATGGTAAAACTCGAAAGGAAGCATCAAGGATGTTTTTTGAAACATTG GTTCTTAAGACAAGGGATTACATCCATGTGGAACAGGCAAAGCCCTTTGACAACGTCAGCATAAGATCTCGAGTAAAACTCATGAAGTCAGAGTTCTAA
- the LOC126618762 gene encoding sister chromatid cohesion 1 protein 4-like isoform X2, with protein sequence MDSGTFGAQASQESGRRHRYWRLRRLSSHLLLGVVRIYSRKVNYLFDDCSEALLKIKQAFRSTAVDLPPEESTAPYHSITLPETFDLDDFELPDNEIFQGNYVDHHVSTREQITLQDTMEGVVYSTSQFGLDERFGDGDTSQIGLEFDEDLFFGKVAAQVNDGISDGDPQTLGLSVTPLEKHDMYEGIPGTSETIQVNGIENQNDVLAANTDFVTYAQAPSTPGLFEEPNLFAVQEPMACSDHLDFEDHNLSNLASMGSSENAGRMSGPRCGDDSTMVSPNENGYHLGDMEIKQTKPQEHELLESISPVLECLNGTVGALDGRNRVEDIHDGIVINNEPLMPILAQKDAQHAEPAGVRFDETVASPSYSQVTSELDDPARKISSGNSCPRASEDYLEDQQTCLKPEIQIDVETANNMEQSCIPNITDPFKPVTHEDTASAEVPVLQACGSLPSHHDLLSPADKISEIPFNLPSEVVGPSSLDNATSLDNQLENLDRSATSNLPPPEKLLSVPEGFTSKPSDFLVEPTPEKEVMGGDAGDGDGIKLISGKKRSSTESTLTVQSLNSVESFGEARGKRTAESIPDDDDLLSSILVGRRSSVLKMKPTPPAPEMICTKRSRTAARGTASKRKVLMDDTMVLHGDQIRQQLTNTEDIRRVRKKAPCTRPEISMIQRQFLEDAIFTEPIFTGMSAELIYLYTGTFDTSTTRVSENEQNNVSAEPLKDVESSLEPNVTKEIEPLRSTEPVIMRDDSAAQPAGVPIENENQKEEDHNLRSHHTDAQEQGITDLEEFNTSKHEPLGEIAEMEIDKENFEVADPIVEDIYKVSADVNVQSRLMDKTDDEDALLQMDALCRSPNNKLDAQPMEVDALIVEAGIQKEVDAIEVVDRNVEIRADVWIGASELTNNVNVTLSTGESKNLSFSDYQPVEGIGNSEQHIVNETEILEANLHCDDNASLNGKESPGCREVHPQSGIDAEVTAVAEDRGDCEDVGFGNDTEFLNVDDDEITEAVDDMPCAEDTRLLENSGWSSRTRAVAKYLQTLLDKEPAHGKIVLGMDSLLNGKTRKEASRMFFETLVLKTRDYIHVEQAKPFDNVSIRSRVKLMKSEF encoded by the exons ATGGATAGCGGCACATTTGGAGCGCAAGCTTCGCAAGAATCAGGTCGCCGACACCGATATTGGCGTCTCCGTAG GTTGTCCAGCCATCTTCTGCTTGGTGTGGTGAGGATATATTCTAGAAAGGTGAATTACCTGTTTGATGATTGCAGTGAGGCTTTGCTTAAGATAAAGCAAGCTTTTCGCTCCACTGCAGTTGATTTACCTCCAGAAGAATCTACTGCTCCGTATCATTCCATCACCTTGCCTGAGACTTTTGATCTTGATGATTTTGAGCTACCAGATAATGAAATTTTtcaggg TAACTATGTTGATCATCATGTCAGTACAAGGGAGCAAATAACTCTCCAAGACACAATGGAGGGTGTGGTTTACTCGACATCTCAATTTGGATTGGATG AGCGCTTTGGTGATGGTGATACTTCTCAAATTGGTCTGGAATTTGATGAG GACCTGTTCTTTGGCAAAGTTGCAGCTCAAGTGAATGATGGAATTTCAGA TGGTGATCCTCAAACATTGGGCCTATCAGTAACACCTCtggaaaagcatgatatgtaTGAGGGGATACCTGGAACTTCAGAAACCATACAAGTGAATGGGATTGAAAACCAG AATGATGTCCTAGCCGCAAATACTGATTTTGTTACGTATGCTCAAGCTCCATCAACTCCTGGACTATTTGAAGAGCCAAACCTGTTTGCGGTTCAGGAGCCTATGGCCTGCAGTGATCACTTGGATTTCGAAGACCATAATTTATCAAATTTAGCATCCATGGGCAGCTCAGAAAATGCTGGTCGTATGTCAGGTCCGCGTTGTGGGGATGATAGTACAATGGTTTCTCCCAACGAGAATGGCTACCATTTGGGCGATATGGAGATCAAACAAACAAAGCCACAGGAGCATGAGCTGCTTGAATCCATTTCTCCAGTATTAGAATGTTTAAATGGGACAGTTGGTGCATTGGATGGCCGAAACAGGGTTGAAGATATACACGATGGTATTGTTATAAACAATGAACCACTTATGCCTATCCTAGCTCAAAAGGATGCACAACATGCAGAACCTGCTGGAGTCAGGTTTGATGAAACTGTTGCATCTCCTAGCTACTCCCAGGTCACATCTGAGTTGGACGACCCTGCTCGTAAGATTAGTTCAGGTAATTCCTGTCCGAGAGCGTCAGAAGATTATTTGGAAGATCAGCAGACATGTTTAAAGCCTGAAATACAGATTGATGTTGAAACTGCTAATAATATGGAACAATCATGCATACCTAACATTACAGATCCTTTCAAGCCTGTTACTCATGAAGACACGGCATCTGCTGAAGTGCCTGTGCTCCAGGCGTGTGGCTCCCTCCCAAGTCATCATGATCTGCTATCTCCTGCCGATAAAATTTCAGAAATCCCCTTCAACTTACCATCTGAGGTTGTAGGGCCAAGTTCATTGGACAATGCAACATCTTTGGACAATCAATTGGAGAACTTGGATAGGTCTGCCACTTCTAACTTGCCTCCACCTGAAAAGTTGCTCTCTGTACCAGAGGGGTTCACTTCTAAACCAAGTGATTTTCTAGTGGAACCTACGCCTGAAAAAGAAGTCATGGGTGGGGATgctggtgatggtgatgggatTAAACTCATCTCAGGGAAAAAACGTAGTTCCACAGAAAGTACACTGACAGTGCAGAGTTTGAATTCGGTTGAATCATTTGGGGAGGCCCGAGGAAAGAGAACTGCAGAATCTATCCCTGATGATGATGATTTATTGTCTTCTATTTTAG TTGGAAGAAGGTCTTCAGTTCTAAAAATGAAACCCACTCCGCCTGCACCTGAAATGATATGCACTAAACGCTCAAGAACTGCTGCCCGCGGTACTGCCTCAAAGAGGAAAGTGCTAATGGATGATACAATGGTCTTGCATGGCGA TCAAATACGCCAGCAGCTGACAAATACTGAAGACATACGTCGTGTGAGAAAAAAGGCTCCTTGTACTCGCCCAGAAATTTCAATGATTCAGCGACAATTTTTGGAAGATGCAATTTTTACTGAACCCATATTTACTG GCATGTCGGCGGAACTGATTTATCTGTACACTGGAACATTTGATACAAGTACAACAAGGGTTTCCGAAAATGAGCAAAACAATGTTTCTGCAGAACCATTGAAGGATGTAGAATCCTCTCTGGAGCCAAATGTTACTAAAGAAATTGAACCCCTTCGAAGCACTGAACCTGTAATAATGAGAGATGACTCAGCAGCACAGCCTGCTGGCGTTCCTATTGAGAACGAAAACCAGAAGGAAGAAGATCATAACCTAAGATCTCACCATACTGATGCTCAAGAACAGGGGATCACTGACCTGGAAGAATTTAATACTTCCAAACATGAACCCTTGGGGGAGATAGCTGAAATGGAAATTgacaaagaaaattttgaagttgCTGATCCTATTGTAGAAGATATTTACAAGGTGTCAGCTGATGTTAACGTCCAGTCAAGGCTTATGGATAAAACTGATGATGAAGATGCGTTGCTACAGATGGATGCATTATGCAGGTCACCAAATAATAAGTTGGACGCCCAACCCATGGAGGTGGATGCATTGATAGTGGAGGCAGGTATCCAGAAAGAAGTTGATGCCATTGAAGTTGTTGACCGTAACGTCGAAATCAGAGCAGATGTTTGGATAGGTGCGTCTGAACTCACCAACAATGTAAATGTTACGCTCTCAACTGGAGAATCCAAAAACCTTAGTTTTTCAGATTATCAACCTGTGGAAGGAATTGGAAATAGTGAGCAACATATTGTGAATGAAACTGAGATCCTGGAGGCAAACTTGCATTGTGATGACaatgcttccttgaatggtaAGGAAAGTCCTGGTTGTCGGGAGGTTCATCCACAGAGTGGCATTGATGCAGAAGTCACTGCAGTTGCAGAAGATCGTGGT GATTGTGAAGATGTAGGTTTTGGAAATGATACAG AGTTTCTGAATGTAGATGATGATGAAATAACTGAAGCTGTCGATGACATGCCGTGCGCTGAAGATACTCGTCTTCTTGAGAACAGTGGATGGTCTTCCCGCACCAG GGCTGTTGCCAAGTATCTCCAGACTTTACTTGATAAGGAACCTGCGCATGGGAAAATAGTTCTTGGTATGGACAGTCTGTTAAATGGTAAAACTCGAAAGGAAGCATCAAGGATGTTTTTTGAAACATTG GTTCTTAAGACAAGGGATTACATCCATGTGGAACAGGCAAAGCCCTTTGACAACGTCAGCATAAGATCTCGAGTAAAACTCATGAAGTCAGAGTTCTAA